The Prevotella sp. E9-3 genome has a window encoding:
- a CDS encoding PLP-dependent aspartate aminotransferase family protein, with protein MKKQSTAIHTPYVRPDAYGSLAVPIYNNVAFEFQDAAEMADAFCNRIKAPDYARVENPTVTNLEQRVKALTGAEHVTAFNSGMAAISNTLLAVAEQGKNIVSSHHLFGNTLSLLTTTLKRYGVEARLRDLINLDAVSEAIDENTCAVFLEVITNPQMEVADLKAIADIAHEKRVPVIADSTVIPFTETNLKSLGVDIEVVSSTKYLSGGGTSLGGLVIDYGTFPDINNRVKYELLFNLGAYMTPQAAYMQTLGLETLDVRYQRQAANALWVAQKLDRVVKVNYVGLPDNPYYALAQKQFGTTAGAMLTIDLESKEACYRFLNRLQMVHRATNLFDSRTLAIHPASTIFGNFSEEQLNNMDVRQTTIRLSIGLEAKEDILADILQALGRIDN; from the coding sequence ATGAAGAAACAATCAACCGCTATCCATACCCCTTATGTTCGTCCGGATGCTTATGGCTCACTGGCTGTTCCTATTTATAATAATGTGGCATTTGAATTTCAGGATGCCGCCGAAATGGCCGATGCATTTTGCAATCGAATCAAGGCTCCCGACTATGCTCGTGTTGAGAATCCCACTGTGACAAATTTAGAGCAACGTGTGAAAGCACTCACTGGCGCTGAGCATGTGACGGCTTTCAATTCTGGTATGGCCGCAATCAGTAATACGCTGTTGGCTGTGGCAGAACAAGGAAAAAATATCGTGTCGTCCCATCATCTTTTTGGAAACACCCTTTCCCTGCTCACCACCACATTAAAAAGGTATGGTGTTGAGGCACGACTGCGTGATTTGATCAATCTTGATGCAGTCAGTGAGGCAATAGATGAAAACACCTGTGCTGTATTCCTTGAGGTGATAACCAATCCCCAAATGGAAGTGGCCGACCTCAAAGCGATTGCCGACATAGCGCATGAAAAGAGAGTACCCGTGATAGCCGACTCTACTGTGATTCCCTTTACAGAGACTAACTTGAAATCTTTGGGAGTAGATATTGAGGTGGTGTCAAGCACTAAATACCTTTCTGGTGGCGGCACCTCGTTGGGGGGACTTGTAATCGATTATGGCACCTTCCCTGACATCAACAATCGAGTGAAATATGAATTGCTTTTCAATTTAGGCGCTTATATGACTCCACAGGCAGCCTATATGCAGACACTCGGTCTTGAGACGCTCGATGTGCGATATCAGCGTCAGGCTGCAAATGCACTATGGGTGGCTCAGAAACTTGATAGGGTTGTGAAAGTCAACTATGTTGGTCTTCCTGACAATCCCTATTATGCCCTTGCCCAAAAGCAGTTTGGAACTACAGCGGGAGCTATGCTCACCATTGATCTTGAGTCTAAGGAGGCTTGCTATCGTTTTCTTAACCGTCTGCAGATGGTGCATCGCGCCACCAACCTTTTTGATAGTCGCACACTGGCCATTCATCCTGCTTCTACTATCTTTGGCAATTTTTCGGAAGAGCAGTTGAACAATATGGATGTACGCCAAACTACCATCCGCCTTTCCATTGGCTTAGAGGCTAAAGAAGATATCCTCGCTGATATTCTGCAAGCGCTGGGGAGAATTGACAATTAA
- a CDS encoding MalY/PatB family protein encodes MSEQYNFDRIIDRSGSGDLKHEVLQERYGRADLLPLWVADMDFETPQFITDALRRRLDHSLFGYTVVPEELWTTVIQWIQDHHQWHVERLWLTYIPGIVKGIGMAVNVFVKEDEKVIIQPPVYHPFRLTPQGNGRKVVYNPLKEVNGTYEMDFEQLAEIVDDKCRLLILSNPHNPAGICWSRETLQRLAHFCYEHHIIVISDEIHSDMAIFGHHHVPFASVSDEAAQISITFGAPSKTFNIAGIVSSYAIVPNSTLRRRFYTWLEANELNDPPLFAPIATIAAFQQGEEWRSQMLRYLEENIRFVENYCHEYLPQIHPWRPQASFLVWLDCRALELNHDQLIDLFVNRARLALNDGAMFGTGGEGFMRLNVGTPRAVLEKALCQLKNSRLNK; translated from the coding sequence ATGAGTGAACAATATAATTTTGACCGTATTATTGACCGTAGTGGTAGTGGCGACCTAAAGCATGAGGTGTTGCAGGAACGCTATGGTCGTGCCGACCTTTTGCCACTTTGGGTGGCCGATATGGATTTTGAAACTCCGCAATTCATTACCGATGCACTGCGCCGCCGGCTGGACCACTCCCTCTTTGGATATACGGTGGTACCAGAAGAACTGTGGACAACTGTCATCCAGTGGATTCAGGACCATCATCAGTGGCATGTAGAACGCCTTTGGCTTACCTATATTCCAGGCATCGTGAAAGGCATAGGCATGGCAGTCAATGTTTTTGTCAAGGAAGATGAGAAAGTGATAATTCAACCACCTGTCTATCACCCTTTCCGCCTTACTCCTCAAGGAAATGGTCGCAAGGTGGTGTATAATCCGCTGAAGGAAGTCAACGGCACCTACGAGATGGACTTCGAACAATTAGCCGAGATCGTTGATGATAAATGCAGGCTACTCATTCTTAGCAATCCCCACAATCCGGCAGGTATATGTTGGTCGAGGGAAACGCTTCAACGGTTGGCTCATTTCTGCTATGAGCACCATATCATCGTGATTAGTGACGAGATACACAGTGATATGGCTATCTTTGGTCACCACCATGTACCTTTTGCCTCTGTGAGCGATGAGGCCGCCCAAATCAGCATCACTTTTGGAGCCCCCTCCAAGACATTCAATATTGCAGGAATCGTGAGCAGTTATGCCATTGTGCCCAACAGCACTCTGCGACGCCGCTTCTATACATGGCTCGAAGCCAATGAGTTGAACGATCCGCCTCTCTTTGCCCCCATTGCCACTATTGCAGCCTTTCAGCAGGGCGAGGAGTGGCGCAGTCAGATGCTCCGTTATTTAGAAGAGAACATCCGTTTTGTGGAGAACTACTGTCATGAGTATTTGCCGCAGATTCATCCCTGGCGTCCTCAGGCCTCGTTTTTAGTGTGGTTGGATTGCCGGGCATTAGAATTAAATCATGACCAACTGATTGACCTCTTTGTGAATCGTGCCCGATTGGCTTTGAACGATGGAGCGATGTTCGGTACTGGTGGTGAAGGGTTTATGCGCCTCAACGTGGGTACTCCACGTGCAGTACTGGAAAAAGCCCTTTGTCAATTAAAAAACAGCCGATTGAATAAATAA
- a CDS encoding response regulator transcription factor: MSTFILADNQELTRFALERLLVREEDSDIRRVSDRAGLLQTLKETDGDCIVILDYTLFDFADEEQLLIVSDRYSDSQWVLISEDLTVNLLRKVIYSSHQFSIVFKDATLDEVRQAIHSAVQHRRYLCQRATEMVLAQQETSLSDPLTASEIEILRCIAQGKTSKVIAQERFSSIHTINTHKKNIFRKLSVNTAHEAIKYALRAGIVDPSEFYI, translated from the coding sequence ATGAGTACATTTATTCTTGCCGACAATCAGGAACTCACGCGTTTTGCTTTAGAACGTCTGCTGGTTCGTGAGGAAGATAGCGATATTCGCCGTGTCAGCGATCGTGCCGGTTTGCTTCAGACATTAAAGGAAACCGATGGCGATTGCATCGTGATTTTAGACTACACCCTTTTCGATTTTGCTGATGAAGAGCAATTGCTGATTGTCAGCGACCGCTATAGTGACAGCCAATGGGTGCTCATTAGTGAAGACCTTACTGTCAACCTTCTGCGAAAGGTGATATATAGTTCCCATCAGTTCAGTATTGTTTTCAAAGATGCAACACTCGATGAAGTTCGTCAGGCTATTCATTCTGCTGTGCAACACCGGCGCTATCTCTGTCAGCGTGCCACCGAAATGGTACTCGCTCAACAGGAAACATCCCTTTCAGATCCGCTTACGGCAAGCGAGATAGAGATACTTCGCTGCATCGCACAGGGGAAAACGAGCAAGGTGATAGCTCAGGAACGTTTCTCGAGTATTCATACTATAAATACCCACAAGAAGAACATTTTCCGAAAACTGAGCGTGAATACAGCCCATGAGGCTATCAAGTATGCCCTTCGTGCAGGTATTGTCGATCCCTCCGAATTCTATATATAA
- a CDS encoding TonB-dependent receptor, translating into MEKRLFLLFTIFAAVLTCFAQTTITGRITDARTGESLIGASIVPKGSKELGAVTDIDGNFKLVTKTELPLTLVAQFVGYRPLEVDVYDASEPVEIQLTDNSNKLNEVVILGYGSQKRTQLTGSVTTVGAEIFSVSQAPTLDGALGGQVAGLNVTASSGQPGADSQIRIRGGNSVTASNEPLYVIDGFIYFKDASLSSTGIGAIESSLNPLSTINPNDIESVEVLKDVSATAIYGSRGANGVIIVTTKQGKFGDTDTHVSYNYNIGVSHIAKKLDLMNASQWARYQKDYWSNKGGYTDQQIAQLGNGTDWQDAVLHDATQQSHELSITGGTEKSRYAFSANYTDQDGIVLNSGFQRYNFHTNVEWQLQKNLHFGVNVTYGRSKQSGLTTTEEKRFNSSPFSAGITNSFVYALLMPPVVSVYNDNGSYNFNNPYEYAYFAIGDHSANPVYDLRESVADNINNYLLSSTWATYRIGDLLLKASLGLNSERLTQEYFSGAYTSLGLATEGIGGVGNRQTEIWQQEYTATYSKDLNENHFLEALAGFTRQTTRSTFSSIRTNHFTNEALKQYNLGDGANVYTPQTGLTESELNSIIARVNYTLLNRYNATVTFRADNSSRFSANNRWGYFPSVGLSWNIDRESFFAALSKSVDYLKLRVTGGVVGNQEIPDYAFSTSYATGSYAGSSSYAKENTANKSLKWETTASYNVGLDLGLFKNRLNVVLDAYYKKTSDLLLEVPVGFSSGVNKQLQNVGNVVNKGVELSLNASLINRRRIQWNVNANIAYNKNEITDMGTTDNVIQGSDSQQILRKGEALGSFYGLQFLGIVQQDEDVTKLPTVNGNIPKPGDLKFADTNGDGRINSYDRTVLGSVQPKFVYGLSTQFTYRGFDLSASFAGSYGNKLYNALGRRLEETGDSYNVLTTVAGSWTPENGSQTLPLASKTRPFSYIDSRYVQDASYLKLKNLTIGYRLQLPKTFPVGVRLYASATNLFTITPYKGYDPEVSSGTDSGAYPSARTFAFGVNLTL; encoded by the coding sequence ATGGAAAAAAGATTGTTTTTACTTTTCACGATATTTGCAGCAGTTCTTACATGTTTTGCGCAGACCACTATTACAGGACGCATCACCGATGCCCGTACAGGTGAAAGTCTCATTGGTGCCTCTATCGTTCCAAAGGGTAGTAAGGAACTGGGCGCTGTGACAGATATTGACGGTAATTTCAAACTTGTTACTAAAACTGAATTGCCACTTACGCTAGTGGCACAGTTCGTGGGCTATCGTCCGTTGGAAGTCGATGTGTATGATGCTTCCGAACCAGTAGAGATTCAACTCACCGACAATAGTAATAAGCTGAACGAAGTAGTAATCCTTGGCTATGGCTCACAGAAGAGAACGCAACTCACAGGCAGCGTGACCACTGTCGGGGCGGAAATATTTTCTGTGTCGCAGGCTCCCACACTCGACGGCGCTTTAGGCGGACAGGTGGCTGGCTTGAATGTAACCGCTTCCAGCGGACAACCAGGTGCTGACAGTCAGATTCGCATTCGTGGCGGCAATTCAGTTACCGCTTCCAATGAGCCACTTTATGTGATTGACGGTTTTATCTATTTCAAAGATGCAAGCCTCTCCTCAACGGGTATTGGCGCTATCGAAAGTTCGTTGAACCCTTTGTCAACAATCAATCCTAATGATATTGAATCGGTTGAGGTGTTGAAAGATGTCTCTGCTACTGCTATCTACGGATCACGTGGAGCCAATGGCGTGATTATTGTAACTACTAAGCAAGGAAAGTTCGGCGATACAGATACACATGTGAGTTATAATTATAATATTGGTGTCAGCCATATTGCCAAGAAGCTTGATTTGATGAATGCCTCACAGTGGGCTCGTTATCAGAAAGACTATTGGAGCAATAAAGGGGGCTATACCGACCAACAGATCGCTCAGTTAGGCAATGGAACCGACTGGCAGGATGCTGTACTGCACGATGCCACACAGCAAAGTCATGAACTGAGTATTACAGGCGGTACAGAGAAAAGCCGTTATGCCTTTTCCGCCAATTATACAGATCAGGATGGTATTGTATTGAATTCTGGTTTTCAGCGTTATAACTTCCATACTAATGTGGAGTGGCAGCTGCAGAAGAATCTACACTTTGGTGTTAATGTTACCTATGGTCGCTCCAAGCAGAGCGGTTTGACCACCACCGAGGAGAAACGCTTCAACTCCTCCCCATTCTCGGCAGGAATCACCAACAGTTTCGTTTATGCACTACTGATGCCCCCTGTCGTCAGTGTTTATAATGATAACGGATCATACAATTTTAACAATCCCTATGAGTATGCCTATTTCGCTATTGGCGACCATTCTGCCAATCCTGTTTATGACTTGCGTGAGAGTGTGGCCGACAATATCAACAACTATTTGCTTTCAAGCACTTGGGCTACCTATCGCATTGGTGATCTGTTGCTGAAGGCATCGTTAGGTTTGAATAGTGAGAGACTCACCCAGGAATATTTCTCTGGTGCATACACCTCACTGGGTCTGGCCACAGAGGGCATCGGTGGCGTTGGCAATCGTCAAACTGAGATATGGCAGCAGGAATACACAGCCACCTATAGCAAGGATTTGAACGAAAATCATTTCTTGGAGGCACTGGCCGGATTTACTCGTCAGACCACCCGTTCTACCTTTAGCTCTATCCGCACCAATCATTTCACTAATGAGGCTTTGAAGCAGTATAATCTTGGCGATGGAGCCAATGTGTACACCCCTCAAACAGGTTTGACGGAGTCTGAACTGAACTCTATCATTGCCCGTGTGAACTATACATTGCTGAACAGATATAATGCTACCGTTACCTTCCGTGCCGACAATTCGAGCCGTTTCTCTGCAAACAACCGATGGGGGTATTTCCCCTCGGTTGGACTGTCATGGAACATTGATCGTGAAAGCTTCTTTGCTGCTTTGTCTAAGAGTGTTGACTATCTGAAACTGCGTGTCACTGGTGGCGTGGTCGGCAATCAGGAAATTCCTGATTATGCTTTCTCCACCAGCTATGCTACTGGCTCATATGCCGGCAGCAGTAGCTATGCTAAGGAGAATACAGCCAATAAGTCGTTGAAGTGGGAAACCACGGCTTCATATAATGTCGGCTTAGACTTAGGACTGTTCAAGAATCGTCTGAATGTGGTGCTTGATGCCTACTATAAGAAAACCAGCGACCTGTTGCTGGAGGTTCCCGTAGGCTTCTCGAGTGGTGTGAACAAGCAACTGCAGAATGTGGGTAATGTGGTGAACAAAGGTGTGGAACTCAGTCTGAATGCATCCTTGATTAACCGCCGCCGCATCCAGTGGAATGTCAATGCCAATATTGCTTATAATAAGAATGAGATTACTGATATGGGAACTACCGACAATGTGATTCAAGGTTCAGACAGCCAGCAGATTCTGCGCAAGGGCGAGGCACTGGGCTCATTCTACGGATTGCAGTTCCTAGGTATCGTTCAGCAGGATGAAGATGTGACGAAACTCCCCACTGTCAACGGAAATATTCCCAAGCCCGGTGATTTGAAATTTGCCGATACAAATGGTGATGGCCGTATCAATAGCTACGACCGTACAGTTTTGGGAAGTGTTCAGCCAAAGTTTGTGTATGGTCTCTCAACACAGTTCACCTATCGTGGTTTTGATTTGTCGGCATCTTTTGCCGGAAGCTATGGCAACAAACTCTATAATGCTTTAGGACGCCGACTGGAAGAAACGGGCGATTCCTATAATGTACTCACTACCGTTGCCGGGTCCTGGACACCTGAAAATGGCAGTCAGACATTGCCTCTGGCCTCTAAGACCCGTCCTTTCTCTTATATCGACAGCCGTTATGTGCAGGATGCTTCCTACCTGAAGTTGAAGAACCTTACCATTGGCTATCGCTTACAGTTGCCCAAAACATTCCCGGTAGGAGTACGCCTTTATGCATCTGCCACCAACCTGTTCACCATTACGCCTTACAAAGGCTATGATCCAGAAGTGAGCAGTGGAACAGACAGTGGCGCTTATCCCTCGGCACGCACATTCGCTTTTGGCGTGAACCTAACGTTGTAA
- a CDS encoding RagB/SusD family nutrient uptake outer membrane protein: MRKNQFFIAAFAAATLLTGFTSCGDDSADDGQNGNQIGNGNVATDDAGALSLVNGVYSHWQPLSSSFSFIIELNSNKLISFEGEEGEAGPVNSRFEQVPDTWYQVKIFNHLLLGIVQDNEAIATVTKSLAEGKVTQAGYNAAVGKAKFLRALAYLKLVQLWGEVPLLTENGGSSTERKDIDTVLGQVVKDLTDAEKLLLDYNGDPRVPSKQAAQALLARTYLVWGDNPLSAAEVERIANSQTDPEFTKTDSRLEKAVAYADKVIKSGKLKLASDYSKLFGRDYESNKLGDNEHLFTIAHDGDKVDAQGNHQTHCSWTFPFKNGQFNAGFEDNHTEVADDDLYDDWKTEQPNDKRLLKTYFVEVKNPADGNVYTYRSPFYTPINGKGVDQSYENAENLEITQNSIDRIEIRYAEVLLIKAEALVQLGRNAEAAEPFNQLRTRAGIATVEAPTFDQIKREWDYEFTYEQFSLLNSLRWKDLIASINKVKNYTHYQDDWASKKNYNDRQKAFFEKVHKHLRAKVENVRGKHYRQPIPTGLSGEDLGIAQNPGY; encoded by the coding sequence ATGAGAAAAAATCAATTCTTCATTGCAGCCTTCGCTGCTGCAACATTGTTGACAGGATTTACTTCCTGTGGTGATGACAGTGCCGATGATGGCCAGAACGGCAATCAGATAGGCAATGGAAATGTGGCCACCGACGATGCAGGTGCTCTGTCATTGGTTAATGGCGTTTATAGTCATTGGCAGCCGCTGAGCTCGTCGTTCTCGTTCATCATCGAGCTGAATTCTAACAAACTCATTTCTTTTGAAGGTGAGGAAGGTGAGGCCGGTCCTGTGAACAGTCGTTTTGAACAAGTTCCCGATACCTGGTATCAGGTAAAGATTTTCAATCACCTGCTTTTAGGTATTGTTCAGGATAATGAGGCCATCGCTACAGTGACAAAATCGCTGGCTGAAGGAAAGGTTACCCAGGCTGGATATAATGCTGCCGTTGGTAAGGCAAAGTTCCTGCGTGCGCTGGCTTATCTGAAGTTGGTACAGTTATGGGGTGAGGTACCCCTGCTTACTGAGAATGGCGGCAGCAGCACCGAGCGTAAGGATATTGATACCGTCCTTGGTCAGGTGGTGAAGGACCTGACAGATGCTGAAAAACTCTTGCTCGACTATAATGGCGATCCCCGTGTTCCTTCTAAACAGGCAGCGCAGGCCTTGTTAGCACGTACCTATCTTGTATGGGGTGACAATCCTCTGTCGGCTGCTGAAGTAGAGCGCATTGCCAATTCACAGACTGATCCTGAGTTTACGAAGACCGACAGCCGTCTGGAAAAAGCTGTAGCATACGCCGACAAGGTGATTAAGAGTGGAAAACTGAAGCTGGCTTCTGACTACTCTAAACTTTTCGGACGCGACTATGAGAGCAATAAACTGGGCGACAATGAACACCTCTTCACCATTGCTCACGATGGCGATAAGGTCGATGCTCAGGGTAATCACCAGACTCACTGTTCATGGACATTCCCCTTCAAGAACGGTCAGTTCAATGCTGGCTTTGAGGACAATCACACTGAGGTGGCTGATGATGATCTGTATGACGATTGGAAAACTGAGCAGCCCAACGACAAGCGTCTGTTGAAGACTTATTTCGTTGAGGTGAAGAATCCTGCCGATGGCAATGTCTATACCTATCGTTCTCCTTTCTATACTCCTATCAATGGAAAAGGTGTAGATCAGAGCTATGAGAATGCAGAAAATCTTGAGATTACTCAGAACTCTATCGACCGTATCGAAATCCGCTATGCCGAAGTACTCCTCATCAAGGCTGAGGCTTTGGTACAGTTGGGCCGTAATGCAGAAGCTGCCGAACCTTTCAATCAGTTGCGCACCCGTGCAGGTATTGCAACCGTTGAGGCTCCTACCTTTGACCAAATCAAGCGTGAGTGGGACTACGAGTTCACTTACGAGCAGTTCTCGTTGCTGAACAGTCTGCGCTGGAAAGACCTGATTGCCTCTATCAATAAGGTAAAGAATTATACACACTATCAGGACGACTGGGCCAGCAAAAAGAACTATAACGACCGCCAGAAGGCTTTCTTTGAGAAAGTTCATAAACATCTGCGTGCCAAGGTCGAGAATGTTCGTGGCAAGCATTATCGTCAGCCCATTCCCACAGGCTTGTCTGGTGAGGATCTTGGAATTGCTCAGAACCCAGGCTATTAA
- a CDS encoding FixH family protein — translation MNKKHFSIYVMAALFGAAVTSCNSNDDAGVAEIEIPGITFDGDKDCCSAEEALQVFKFVQTVKILPELSTVVDDQYNVFAYAKGEFHTGYNELFFVATKKKNGNYVKDFTVENLNPLMLMTKMNMQHSTPVLGSVNSFNNDYEAVKRTWVSFLMPSSDAGSWTLSYRVKILGAEGTVAEKDINVSELPGGQSWLKSFKVDSDTYYLTLVSPTDWKTGSNTLKAYVSKKGSDAKKAYPLANELFTIDIDPRMPDMGNHTSPNNTPLTRQGDGSYQGTINLTMSGLWRIHLTVKNAQGQVVAGGDNLSNGFSSLYWDVTF, via the coding sequence ATGAATAAGAAGCATTTTTCCATTTACGTGATGGCAGCACTCTTTGGTGCTGCTGTCACTTCCTGCAACTCCAATGATGATGCAGGCGTTGCAGAGATTGAAATTCCTGGCATAACCTTTGATGGCGATAAGGATTGCTGCTCTGCCGAAGAGGCACTGCAAGTGTTTAAGTTTGTGCAGACTGTGAAGATACTTCCTGAACTCTCAACCGTTGTTGACGATCAGTATAATGTCTTTGCGTATGCCAAAGGTGAGTTTCATACTGGCTATAACGAGCTCTTTTTCGTAGCGACAAAGAAGAAAAACGGCAACTACGTTAAGGATTTTACTGTTGAGAATCTGAACCCGCTGATGCTGATGACCAAGATGAATATGCAGCACAGTACTCCCGTTTTGGGTTCGGTGAATAGTTTCAACAATGACTACGAAGCCGTGAAGCGCACTTGGGTGTCGTTCTTGATGCCTTCCAGCGATGCCGGTTCCTGGACACTGTCCTACCGCGTGAAGATACTGGGAGCTGAAGGGACTGTTGCTGAAAAGGATATCAACGTTAGCGAACTGCCCGGCGGACAATCATGGTTGAAATCATTCAAAGTGGATAGCGATACTTACTATCTGACGTTGGTTTCACCCACCGATTGGAAAACGGGGTCTAATACGCTGAAGGCCTATGTGTCGAAAAAAGGCAGCGATGCTAAGAAAGCCTATCCTTTGGCAAACGAGTTGTTTACTATTGATATTGATCCCCGTATGCCTGATATGGGCAATCATACCTCGCCCAACAACACACCTTTGACTCGTCAGGGCGATGGAAGCTATCAGGGTACTATCAATCTCACCATGTCGGGTCTATGGCGCATACACCTCACTGTGAAGAATGCGCAAGGTCAAGTAGTGGCTGGTGGCGATAATCTCAGCAATGGCTTTAGTTCACTCTACTGGGATGTTACGTTTTAA
- a CDS encoding dicarboxylate/amino acid:cation symporter: MKQIYLWTGALLTGAILGWFQIESINAVANVVATIYTRLFQLLAVPTIVLAIITTMATFGTKSSGKLFGRTLVYTLLTTFAAAVVGAFLYVVIAPENLPVEAFVTDNSFEEPTHQSYVDHLLSVVPNNIVKPFLEGNVLSLLLLAFAVGIGLSKLSESENKAVVVKGFLGLQELLFLLIRGLIWTLPLGIVAFAAQLSAQLTAGVAAQSIGKYVLVVLGGNVIQFFVVLPLFLLARGLNPIRVMGSMMPAVLMALFTKSSAATLPVTMESAEKRLGVRGEVARFVLPICTTINMNGCAAFILVTSLFVMQHSPTLAITGNSLVFPSILLWLLISVFSAVGNAGVPMGCFFLTLSLMSGIGAPIAVLGIILPIYTIIDMIETAENVWSDSCVCAMVNK; encoded by the coding sequence ATGAAACAGATATATTTGTGGACTGGTGCCCTCTTGACAGGCGCTATTCTTGGATGGTTTCAGATTGAAAGTATTAATGCAGTGGCCAATGTGGTGGCTACTATCTACACTCGTTTGTTCCAACTGTTGGCTGTGCCCACTATCGTATTGGCCATTATCACTACCATGGCAACGTTTGGCACGAAATCATCAGGAAAACTGTTTGGACGCACGCTTGTCTATACACTGCTCACCACCTTTGCTGCTGCCGTTGTAGGCGCTTTCCTTTATGTGGTAATAGCCCCTGAGAATCTGCCGGTAGAAGCATTCGTAACCGATAATAGCTTTGAGGAGCCCACACACCAGTCCTATGTTGATCACTTGCTCAGCGTTGTTCCAAACAATATTGTCAAGCCTTTCCTGGAAGGCAATGTCCTTTCCCTGCTGCTGTTGGCTTTTGCCGTGGGCATAGGTCTCTCGAAACTTTCTGAGTCTGAGAACAAAGCGGTGGTGGTCAAAGGATTCCTGGGGTTGCAGGAACTCCTCTTCCTCCTCATCCGCGGACTTATCTGGACCCTTCCACTCGGTATCGTAGCTTTTGCTGCCCAGTTGTCGGCTCAGCTCACAGCCGGTGTGGCAGCTCAGTCCATAGGCAAGTATGTGCTGGTAGTGTTAGGAGGCAATGTCATACAGTTCTTTGTAGTACTCCCTCTGTTCCTGTTGGCTCGTGGCTTGAATCCCATCCGGGTGATGGGCAGTATGATGCCTGCCGTGCTGATGGCCCTGTTTACCAAGAGTAGTGCCGCCACCCTTCCTGTTACTATGGAGAGTGCCGAAAAACGATTGGGAGTCCGTGGTGAAGTTGCCCGTTTTGTGCTTCCTATCTGTACTACTATCAACATGAACGGTTGTGCAGCCTTTATCCTTGTCACTTCCCTTTTCGTGATGCAGCATTCGCCTACTTTGGCCATCACCGGCAATAGCCTTGTTTTTCCTTCCATTCTGTTATGGCTGCTCATCTCTGTATTCTCAGCCGTAGGCAATGCAGGTGTACCGATGGGATGCTTCTTCCTCACTCTTTCACTCATGTCGGGCATTGGTGCTCCCATTGCAGTGTTGGGTATCATTCTTCCCATCTACACTATTATAGACATGATTGAAACGGCCGAGAACGTATGGAGCGACTCCTGCGTCTGTGCTATGGTGAATAAATAG